In Primulina eburnea isolate SZY01 chromosome 14, ASM2296580v1, whole genome shotgun sequence, the following proteins share a genomic window:
- the LOC140812274 gene encoding protein FAR1-RELATED SEQUENCE 5-like, translated as MDQYSGDEQSYIPQVGDDQKPQIGMRFDSLEDAFSFYNQYARESGFSARMSNSKKSKKTNEIVWKKFVCFKEGHTDDIRWSKQTKKDQPRKERARGETRTGCLSKISVVKEQTGPGWVVSTFVESHNHSLSTPSKVHLLRSHRGISASKKMLSQQFAEANVPTCQQMRLFEIESGGPEHVGFIERDIRNYEQSVRDEHKGIDAETLVDFFESEKEKNSLFFFDYETDSDNRFTRCFWTDHVSRRAYTAFGDVVVFDTTYNTNKYGMIFAPFVGVNHHHQTILFGCGLLSDEKTDSFVWLLNKFLEAMCQGAPNLIITDQDPALTKAISQVFPRTTHRYCLWHILNKFSEKLNPMTFRDHYESIRNAILHSSTDEEFESSWEAAMSNANLEQHDWLSLMFDLRHKWVPAYFNHVFSAGMSSSQRSESSHAFFKRYISSKNSLMDFIIRFNKALRHQRHNELVADHVDMNERPKLQSKWPMESQMVTVYTKKKWLEFLEEMSQSHGYYVQTESVGNEFGIYKVMNFQASSSSKPRVLTHVIQGDDILCSCMKFQFEGIPCRHMLAFFRINQVFHLPDKYILKRWTQAAKNVEFFPTDEPNVVEAPERCLMSRHLRLSYKASALVDIASLTVEGTNFLNAQFDYIGNKMKDLNMTTTVSGGSQCRRATDRAVDIVDPQKIRTKGCGKRLKSSKEKATTQGRKCRGCGRRGVQHDKRNCPNLQDGSTINNKNEEESSDDEDFGSIDGSNNWI; from the exons ATGGATCAATATAGTGGAGATGAACAATCGTACATCCCCCAAGTCGGTGATGATCAGAAACCCCAGATTGGTATGAGATTTGATTCGttagaggatgcattctcattCTACAACCAATATGCCCGAGAATCCGGTTTTAGCGCGAGAATGAGTAATAGCAAGAAAAgtaagaaaacaaacgaaattgTATGGAAGAAATTTGTATGCTTTAAAGAAGGGCATACAGATGATATTCGATGGAGCAAACAGACAAAAAAAGATCAACCAAGAAAAGAAAGAGCCCGTGGTGAGACTAGAACCGGATGTTTGTCCAAGATTTCAGTTGTCAAGGAACAAACAGGTCCGGGTTGGGTTGTCAGTACTTTCGTTGAAAGTCATAATCATTCATTATCGACTCCGTCGAAGGTGCATTTGTTACGCTCGCATCGCGGTATTTCTGCATCAAAAAAAATGTTGAGTCAACAATTTGCAGAAGCCAATGTGCCAACTTGTCAACAAATGAGATTATTTGAGATAGAGTCTGGTGGGCCTGAACATGTAGGTTTCATAGAAAGAGATATCAGAAACTACGAGCAAAGTGTTAGGGATGAGCATAAGGGTATTGATGCAGAAACATTGGTCGATTTCTTCGAATCTGAGAAAGAGAAGAATTCATTGTTCTTTTTTGATTATGAGACTGACTCGGACAACAGATTTACCAGGTGTTTTTGGACTGATCATGTGTCAAGAAGGGCATACACTGCTTTTGGTGACGTGGTTGTGTTTGATACTACATACAACACCAACAAATATGGGATGATTTTCGCACCATTTGTAGGagttaatcatcatcatcagaccaTTCTTTTTGGTTGTGGATTGTTGAGTGACGAAAAAACAGATTCTTTTGTTTGGTTGCTTAATAAATTCCTAGAAGCCATGTGTCAAGGTGCCCCAAACTTGATTATCACTGACCAAGATCCGGCTCTGACGAAAGCCATATCACAAGTTTTTCCTCGAACAACACATCGATATTGTTTGTGGCATATACTGAACAAATTCTCTGAGAAATTAAACCCAATGACTTTCCGTGATCACTACGAAAGCATAAGGAATGCCATTCTACATTCCTCCACAGATGAGGAATTTGAGAGTTCCTGGGAAGCTGCTATGTCTAATGCTAACTTGGAACAACATGATTGGCTGTCGTTGATGTTTGATTTGCGACATAAATGGGTGCcagcatattttaatcatgtatTTTCTGCGGGTATGTCAAGTAGTCAGCGGTCCGAAAGTTCACATGCTTTTTTCAAGAGATATATATCTAGCAAGAACTCATTGATGGATTTTATCATTCGTTTCAATAAGGCACTCCGGCACCAAAGACACAATGAGTTAGTTGCAGATCATGTCGATATGAATGAGCGTCCCAAGCTACAGTCCAAATGGCCAATGGAATCTCAGATGGTGACGGTTTACACGAAAAAGAAATGGTTGGAGTTTCTAGAAGAAATGAGTCAGAGTCATGGTTATTACGTGCAAACAGAATCTGTGGGAAATGAGTTTGGGATTTACAAGGTAATGAATTTTCAagcttcttcttcttcgaaacCAAGAGTGCTTACACATGTCATACAAGGGGATGATATATTGTGCAGTTGTATGAAATTTCAGTTTGAGGGCATTCCATGCAGGCATATGTTAGCATTTTTTCGTATAAACCAAGTCTTTCATTTGCCTGATAAATATATACTGAAACGTTGGACGCAAGCAGCAAAGAATGTAGAATTTTTTCCTACAGATGAGCCAAATGTGGTTGAAGCTCCAGAAAGATGTTTGATGTCAAGACATTTGAGGTTATCCTATAAAGCTTCTGCATTAGTTGATATTGCATCATTGACTGTTGAGGGAACAAATTTCTTGAATGCACAGTTTGATTATATTGGCAACAAAATGAAAGATTTGAATATGACTACAACAGTAAGCGGTGGAAGTCAATGTAGAAGAGCCACAGATAGGGCTGTTGATATCGTTGATCCTCAAAAAATTAGAACAAAGGGATGTGGGAAGAGATTAAAGTCATCAAAGGAGAAGGCAACCACACAGGGAAGAAAATGTCGTGGGTGTGGACGCCGAGGTGTGCAGCATGACAAGCGTAACTGTCCAAATTTGCAAGACGG GTCaactattaataataaaaacgaAGAAGAAAGCTCAGATGACGAAGATTTTGGATCGATAGATG GTTCTAACAACTGGATTTGA